GTGGGGGCGCAGGTTCCTGCCTCCGGCGGTGCTCAGGCCAGGTCGGCTGATGTCAGCCCGACAGCTACCCGGGGCCACGCATAAGCGTGGCCTGTCCGGCTGCCAGGCCCGCATAGTAGGGAATTGGTTCCGGTCCGGGGACCTGGGGTGAGGGGGGCGGGCCTGCGGAGGTGCGGGGCGGGGCCAGACCGATCAGGTCGTCCGGCCGCACAGGGACCCGGTTCAGCTCGCGGCCGGTGGCGTCGCGCAGTGCGGCCAGGATGGCGGGTGTGGAGACGATGGCGGACATCTCTCCCACCCCCTTGGCTCCGTAGGGGGCGTCCGGGTCAGGGTCCTCTACCAGGGCGGAGACTACCGGTGGCATATCCAGGACGGTGGGGATCAGGTAGTCGGTGAACGAGGCGTTCCGAATCCGGCCTTCCTCCAGCTGCAGCTCCTCCATCAGAGCAAAGCCCAGCCCCTGGGCGGTCCCGCCCTCGATCTGCCCGGTAACTCCCTGAGGGTGCAGCGCCCGTCCCACGTCCTGAGCCCCGGCGATCTGCACCACGCGGACCAGACCCAGTTCCTCGTCCACCTCCACCACGGCCCGCTCGGCGGCGAAGCCGAAGGCCACATGCGGCTCGCCCTGGCCGCGCGCGTCGATGGGGGTGGTGCGTCGGTGGTGGTAGACGCGCGTCTGCTCGATAGGCGGCTCCAGGAACTCCTCTACGGGGGCCAGGGGATCGCCCGCAGCCAGCACCATCCCGCCTTCGATGTCCAGGGGCTCCCGGAGCGGCCGACCTTCCGTCTGCGCCAGGCGGCGGACGCGGGCCAAGAGCTCCTCTTTCACCGCGCGACAGGCCAGCTGCACGGCGCCGCCGGACATCACCGTCTGCCGCGAGGCCGAGGTGGATCCGGCGGAGCCCACCTGCGTGTCCGGCGGGTGGAGCACCACCTGCTCGATACCCAGCTCCGTGCGCGCCACCTGCAGCAGGATGGTGTGGATGCCCTGCCCCACCTCGGCGGCGGCACTGTGCACTTCGGCCACCGCCCCACCCGGACCGCGGAAGAGGCGCACCCGGGCCTCCGCCGAGTCGTCAAAGCCGCCGCTGTAGGCGATGTTCTTGTAGCCCACAGCGAAGCCGACCCCGCGCCGCAAGCGCTCCCCGCGGGAGACGTTGCCTGTGCCCCCGGGCAGGAAGATGGGATGGCGCCCCTGCGGCGGTTCCTCCGGGGGCAGGGGAATGGCGGCGCAGCGGCGGATCACCTCGCGCACCGGAGCACTGCCCCGGATGACTTGGCCCGTGGGCAGAACGGAGCCGGGGGCCAGAGCGTTCCGCAGGCGCAGCTCCACGGGGTCTATACCCAGCGCCCGGGCCAGCTTGTCCATCTGAGCCTCGTAGCCGATGGCCGCCTGCACCGCACCAAAACTGCGCATGGCCCCGCAGGGCGGGTTGTTGGTGTAGACGCAGGTGGCCTCGATGAGCGCGTTGGGGACCTCGTACGGCCCCGTGGCGAAGGTGGCGGCGTTGTGAATCACCGCCGCCGAGGAGGAGGCGTAGGCGCCTCCGTCCAGGACTATCCGCGCGTAGACGTTGACCAGCCGCCCGTCGCGCCGCGCGCCGTGTCGCATCCAGATGCGGGCGGGGTGGCGGTGGACGTGACCGAGGAAAGATTCTTCCCGCCCGTAGGACATCTTCACCGGCCGGCCCGTACGCAGGGCCAGCAGGCAGGCATGGATGTGCATGTGCACGTCCTCACGGGAGCCGAAGGCGCCGCCCACTCCGGCCAGGTGCAGGCGGACTTTTTCCGTTGGCAGGTTGAGGCAGGGGGCGATCTGCTCCCGGTCCACGTGCAGCCACTGGGTGGCCACGTAGAGGTCCACCCCACCATCGGGCGCCGGGATGGCCAGCCCCGCCTCGGGGCCCAGGGGGGCCTGGTCCTGCATCCCCGTCTCATAGTACCCCTCCACCCACACCTCCGCCTCCGCGCCGGGGTTGCCGTGCTCGATGCGGATGTGCCGCAGGACGTTGCCGAAGTCGTGAACCCGGGGAGCATCGGGCCGCAGCGCCTGCTCCATGTCGGTGACGGCGGGCAGAACCTCGTAATCCACCACGATCTTCTCCGCGGCGCGCCGTGCCGACTCCGGGTCGATCGCCGCCAGGACGGCCACGGGCTCCCCGGCGTAGCGCACCCGTTCCCAGGCCAGCACCGGCTGGTCGGCGAACTCCAACCCGTAGGTCTTCTTGCCAGGAACATCCTCTGCCAAAAGGACAGCGGCCACTCCCGGGTGGGCCAGCGCGGCGGCGATGTTCACGGAACGGATGCGTGCGGACGGGTAGGGGCTGCGCAGGGTGTGACCCCAGAGCATCCCCTCCGCCCACAGGTCGCTGCCGAACAGGAACTGCCCCTTCACCTTGGGCACCCCGTCGACGCGGCGGACGCTTTCGCCCACCACGCCGCGGGTGCGACGCACGGTGCGCACGCTCACCTGACCACCCTCCCCGCACCCCCGGCGATGCGCCGGGCCAACCTGCGCCCCGCCGCGGCAATCTCCGCCTCATCGACGCCGACCAGTCTGCCGGCACGCACCACCGGGCGGCCCTCCACGAACAGGTGGTGGACCCGGGGCGGGCCGCAGAAGAGCAACGCCGCCACCAGGTCCGCCTCCGCCCCGGCGAAGGCCAGCCCGTCCACAGGGAAGAGGGCCACGTCGGCGCGCTTGCCTGGTTCCAGCGAGCCGACATCCTCCCGCCCCAGGCAGGCCGCTCCCCCGCGGGTGGCGATCCGCAGCACCTCCCGAGCGGTGATGGCGGCAGCGCCGTGCACCCGCTGCACCAGGAGACCCAGGCGGGCCTCCGCCAGGAGGTTCCCACTGTCGTTGGATGCCGAGCCGTCTACGCCCAGGCCCACCGGCGCCCCCGCGTCCAGCAGCGCCCGCACCGGGGCCACACCCGAGCCCAGGCGGAGGTTTGATGCCGGGCACCAGGCCACCCCTGTGGCGGTGCGGGCAAATGTGCTCACCTCGGAGGGGTTGACGTGCACACAGTGCGCCAGCCAGACGTCGGGTCCCACCCACCCCAGGTCCTCCAGGAGCTGGACCGGCCGCCGCCCGAAGGTGGCCTGGCAGTATGTCTCCTCCTCCATCGTCTCGGCGATGTGGGTGTGCAGACGCACCCCCAGGCGCCGCGCCAGCTCCGCAGATTCCCGCATCAGCCGCGGTGTGACCGAGAAGGGCGAGCAGGGGGCCACGGCCACGCGCACCATGGCCCCCGGCCGGGGATCGTGGAAGCGGCGCACCGCGTCTTCGGTCTCCGCCAGCGCGGTCTCCGTGTCCTCCACCAGGCTGTCCGGGGGCAGCCCGCCCTGCGCCTCCCCCAGGTCCATGGAGCCGCGGCAGGGGTGGAAGCGCAAGCCGATCTGCCGTGCCGCGTCGATCTCCGCCTGCAGCAGCCCGGGGCGGCCGGGGGGAAAGATGTAGTGGTGGTCGGTGGTCGTGGCGCAGCCGGAGAGGGCCAGCTCGGCCAGGCCCACCCGCGCCGCGGTCAGCACCCACTCCGCATCCAGCCCGGCCCACACCGGGTAGAGCGCCCGAAGCCAGCCGAAGAGGCCCCGGTCCTGAGCCCGCACGCGGGTCAGCGCCTGGTACAGGTGGTGATGGGTGTTGACCAGTCCGGGCAGGGCCACGGTGCCACGGCCGTCCACCCGCTCCGCCCCCTCCGACCGCGGAGGAGCCCCACCGCCCACCCAGGCGATCACCCCCTCATCCATGAGGATGGATCCCCCGGCAATCTCCGTCCCGGCGTCGTCCATGGTGGCGACGACCTCGCAGTGCTCGATGAGAATCCGGCTCACCTCCGAGCTCCGGGGTCCTGTCCCTCAGGTGGAGTTTTCCCGCATCCGCTCCGCCGCCAGGTGCACGGCATCCAGGATCTTCACGTAGCCGGTGCAGCGGCACAGGTTCCCGGAGAGGGCCTCCCGCACCGTGGCCTCGTCGGGGTGGGGTTCGCGGCGCAGCAGGTCGGTCACGGCCACCACCAGTCCCGGGGTGCAGAAGCCGCACTGCACCGCGCCGGCTTCCAGGAAGGCTTCCTGCACGGGGTGGAGGCGCTCGTCGGCAGCCAGGGACTCCACCGTCTCCACCTCCCGCCCGTGCGCTTGCGCCGCCAGCACCAGGCAGGCACAGACCAGCTCGCCATCCAGCCAGACGGAGCAGGAGCCGCACTCCCCCTGCTCGCAGGCGTTCTTGGAACCGGGCAGCCCCAGGTGCTCGCGCAGCATGTACAGCAGGCTGGACCCGGGCCAGACATCCGCGGTGCGCCACTGTCCGTTGACCCTGGCCTTCACCAGCATCAGCCTCTCCTCTCCTGCAGCGCCCATCCCAGCGCCCGCCGCGCCAGTACCGCACAGGCGTGCCGGCGGTAGGCGGCCGTTCCCCGGACGTCGTCGATCGGTCGGGCCGCCGCGGCCACCCGCTGGCCGAACTCCTCAAGGACCGGCCCCGGTAGGGGCGCCGCCGGGTCGTCCCACACCCCGGCGTCCTCCAGCGCACCGGAGGCGTAGGCCTCTGCCGCCGGGGCACGCAACACCGTCGGCCCCACCGAGCCCAGGGCCACGCGCACCTGCCGCCTCTCCTCGTCCACCACCAGGCAGAGGCTGACCACGGCGATGACCATGGCATTCCGCGGCCCCACCTTGGAAAACGACCCGGGGCCCCGGCTGATACGCCAGCGTGCCCCCAGGATCAGCTCCGCCGGCTGCAGCGCCGTCTGCTTAGGCCCCACCAGGAACTGGTCCCAGGGCAGCGCCCGGGTCTGCCCGCCGGCCCGCCCCAGCAGGATCTCAGCATCGTAGGCGGCCAGCACCGGCAGGGCGTCGCCGGCCGGCGAGGCGGTCCCCAGGTTCCCGCCCACCGTCCCCCGGTTGCGGATCTGGGGCGAGCCCACACTGCGCGCCGCCTGCGCCAGAGGGCGGAACTGCGACAGCTCCCGCAGGATGCGGGTGAAGGTCACCCCCGCGCCAAGGAAGAAGACGCTGTCCTCCCGCCGCCACCGCGCCAGCTCGGGCAGGCGGCAGATGTCCATCAGGGCTTCGGGCCGCTGGCGGCCGAAGTTGAGCTCCACCATCACGTCTGTCCCTCCGGCGATGGGCACGGCCTCCGGCCGTTCGGCCTTCATCTCCAGGGCTTCCTCCAGGGTACGGGGCAGCAGGACGTCCATGGCTGCGGTAACGCTTCAACAGGCGCCTTCGGCTCCTCCTGCTGCTTGGAGGCTGCCCACAGCAGGAAGGAGCGGGGAAGGGGGGAGAACCCTGTGCATGTGGAGGCCTTCCTCGTCCTCCGGAACATCACCAAGACGTTTCCCGGAGTGGTTGCCAACGACCGCGTCACCCTGGAGGTGCGGCCGGGAGAGGTGCACGCCCTGCTGGGTGAGAACGGCGCTGGCAAGACCACCCTGATGAGCGTCCTCTACGGGATCTACCAGCCCGATGCGGGTGAGATCGTGTTGCGGGGCCGCTCCGTGCGCATCCGCTCCCCGCACGATGCCATCACCCGGGGCATCGGCATGGTCCCCCAGCAGTTCCTCCTGGTACGCCGGCACACGGTGGCGGAGAATGTGGCCCTGGGCCTGGCCGGGACGCCGCCGCTCTTTCCGGCACGGCAGGTGCAGCGGCGAATCGAAGAGCTGGGACAGCGCTACGGCCTGCTGGTCGACCCCCGGGCACCCATCTGGAGCCTTTCCGTCAGCGAGCAGCAGCGGGTGGAGATCATCAAGGCGCTGCTGCGGGGCGCAGAGATCCTCATCCTGGACGAGCCTACCAGCGTCCTCACGCCGCAGGAGACGCTGGGGCTCTTCGCCGTACTGCGGCGGATGAAGGAGGAAGGGCATGCCGTCATCTTCATCACCCACAAGCTGGACGAGGTGATGGCCGTCGCAGACCGGGTGACGGTCCTGCGGAAGGGGCGGGTGGTGGATACGGTCCCGGTGGCCCAGACGGACAAGCGGGCCCTGGCCCGGATGATGGTGGGCCGCGAGGTCGAGTTCCGCCTGCCCAAGGCCCCTGCTGCCACGGACGGGGAGGCGCTGGGCGTGGAGGACCTCTGGGCGCGCAGCGACCGCGGCCTGCTGGCCCTGCGCGGGGTCTCCTTCAGCGTGCGTCGCGGAGAGATCCTGGGGATCGCCGGTGTGGCGGGCAACGGGCAGCGGGAGCAGGTGGAGGTCCTGACCGGGTTGCGGCGGGCGGAGCGGGGCCGGGTGCGGGTGCTGGGCCGGGATGTGACCAACCGCTCGCCCCGCGAGATCTTCGAGGCGGGAGCGGCGCACATCCCCGAAGAACGGGTGCGCATGGGGATCGTGCCGCGGCTCTCCGTGGCCGAGAACTTGGTCCTGCGTCAGTACCGCTATCCTCCCTTCTGTCGCGGGCCGCTCCTCGATGCGGAGGCGATCCTGGACTTCAGCCACCGCATGATCGCCGAGTACGACATCGCCACGCCCTCCGCGCGCACGCCCGCTCGAGCCCTCTCCGGGGGCAACATCCAGAAGCTCATCCTCGCCCGCGAGCTCTCGGGGGAGCCGGGGCTGGTCATCGCCGCCCACCCCACCTCCGGTCTCGACGTCAGCGCCACCGAGCAGATCCACGCCCTCCTGCTGCGGCGCCGCCAGCAGGGGGCCGGTGTCCTGCTGGTCTCGGAAGACCTGGACGAGATCCTGGCGCTTTCGGACCGGATCGCCGTCATGTTCGGCGGCGAGATCGTGGGCACCGTGGCCGCGACGGAGGCAGACCGCGAGCGGCTGGGGCTGATGATGACGGGGCAGCGCGCATGATGCGGGTGGGCCCCCTGGAGATCGAGCGGCGACCTGATCCGCCGCTGCCCTGGGTCCTGGGCGTCTCCCTGCTGGCCATCCTGGCGGCCATGGCCGCAAGCGGGGTGATCTTCTGGAGTCACGGGGTGGAGCCGCTGCGCGCCTACGGGGTGATCATCCGGGGGACGCTGTTCAACCTGCGGGCGCTGCCCGAGGTGGTGCGCTTTGCCATCCCCCTGCTGCTGGCCGGGGTGGGGCTGGTGCTGGCCTTCCGGGCGCTGTTTTGGAACATAGGGGCGGAGGGCCAGATCCTGGCCGGCGCCACGGCGGCGACGTGGGTGGCGCTCTTCTCCCCGGTGCCCGACCCCCTGAAGCTGCCGGCCATGTTCCTGGCCGGGTTCCTGGGTGGGGCGGCCTGGGGCTTTCTCCCGGCCCTGCTCAAGCTGCGCCTGGCGGTGAACGAGGTCATCTCCACGCTGATGATGAACTACATCGCTATTTACCTGGTCTCGTGGCTGGTGCACGGACCGTGGAAGGGGCCCCAGATGCGGGGCTTCGCCTTCACCGACGAGTTTCCGCCGGCTGCGCAGATCCCCTTGCTCGCCGGCACCCGCATCCACTGGGTGACCCTCCTGGTGGGCATCGCCCTGGCCGTGGCTTTGGCCTTCATGCTGGCCCGCACCCGGCTGGGTTTCGAGATCCGTGTCCAGGGGGAGAGCCTGGATGCCGCGCGCTATGCTGGCATCGACCCCACCCGCACCACGCTCCTGGTGATGCTCCTGGCC
The genomic region above belongs to Armatimonadota bacterium and contains:
- a CDS encoding (2Fe-2S)-binding protein produces the protein MLVKARVNGQWRTADVWPGSSLLYMLREHLGLPGSKNACEQGECGSCSVWLDGELVCACLVLAAQAHGREVETVESLAADERLHPVQEAFLEAGAVQCGFCTPGLVVAVTDLLRREPHPDEATVREALSGNLCRCTGYVKILDAVHLAAERMRENST
- a CDS encoding ABC transporter ATP-binding protein, whose translation is MHVEAFLVLRNITKTFPGVVANDRVTLEVRPGEVHALLGENGAGKTTLMSVLYGIYQPDAGEIVLRGRSVRIRSPHDAITRGIGMVPQQFLLVRRHTVAENVALGLAGTPPLFPARQVQRRIEELGQRYGLLVDPRAPIWSLSVSEQQRVEIIKALLRGAEILILDEPTSVLTPQETLGLFAVLRRMKEEGHAVIFITHKLDEVMAVADRVTVLRKGRVVDTVPVAQTDKRALARMMVGREVEFRLPKAPAATDGEALGVEDLWARSDRGLLALRGVSFSVRRGEILGIAGVAGNGQREQVEVLTGLRRAERGRVRVLGRDVTNRSPREIFEAGAAHIPEERVRMGIVPRLSVAENLVLRQYRYPPFCRGPLLDAEAILDFSHRMIAEYDIATPSARTPARALSGGNIQKLILARELSGEPGLVIAAHPTSGLDVSATEQIHALLLRRRQQGAGVLLVSEDLDEILALSDRIAVMFGGEIVGTVAATEADRERLGLMMTGQRA
- a CDS encoding FAD binding domain-containing protein: MDVLLPRTLEEALEMKAERPEAVPIAGGTDVMVELNFGRQRPEALMDICRLPELARWRREDSVFFLGAGVTFTRILRELSQFRPLAQAARSVGSPQIRNRGTVGGNLGTASPAGDALPVLAAYDAEILLGRAGGQTRALPWDQFLVGPKQTALQPAELILGARWRISRGPGSFSKVGPRNAMVIAVVSLCLVVDEERRQVRVALGSVGPTVLRAPAAEAYASGALEDAGVWDDPAAPLPGPVLEEFGQRVAAAARPIDDVRGTAAYRRHACAVLARRALGWALQERRG
- a CDS encoding ABC transporter permease — its product is MMRVGPLEIERRPDPPLPWVLGVSLLAILAAMAASGVIFWSHGVEPLRAYGVIIRGTLFNLRALPEVVRFAIPLLLAGVGLVLAFRALFWNIGAEGQILAGATAATWVALFSPVPDPLKLPAMFLAGFLGGAAWGFLPALLKLRLAVNEVISTLMMNYIAIYLVSWLVHGPWKGPQMRGFAFTDEFPPAAQIPLLAGTRIHWVTLLVGIALAVALAFMLARTRLGFEIRVQGESLDAARYAGIDPTRTTLLVMLLAGGAAGLAGVGEVGGIHHRLLDPNQVSLGFGYAAIIVAWLARGSPIAAILTAMFLGVVFTSGDVMKVALQMPARVTDVFNGLILFWLIGSERLLYYRVRWAPRREVPAPLPVADAGADPGTRWDAGEE
- a CDS encoding 8-oxoguanine deaminase, with the protein product MSRILIEHCEVVATMDDAGTEIAGGSILMDEGVIAWVGGGAPPRSEGAERVDGRGTVALPGLVNTHHHLYQALTRVRAQDRGLFGWLRALYPVWAGLDAEWVLTAARVGLAELALSGCATTTDHHYIFPPGRPGLLQAEIDAARQIGLRFHPCRGSMDLGEAQGGLPPDSLVEDTETALAETEDAVRRFHDPRPGAMVRVAVAPCSPFSVTPRLMRESAELARRLGVRLHTHIAETMEEETYCQATFGRRPVQLLEDLGWVGPDVWLAHCVHVNPSEVSTFARTATGVAWCPASNLRLGSGVAPVRALLDAGAPVGLGVDGSASNDSGNLLAEARLGLLVQRVHGAAAITAREVLRIATRGGAACLGREDVGSLEPGKRADVALFPVDGLAFAGAEADLVAALLFCGPPRVHHLFVEGRPVVRAGRLVGVDEAEIAAAGRRLARRIAGGAGRVVR
- the pucD gene encoding xanthine dehydrogenase subunit D yields the protein MSVRTVRRTRGVVGESVRRVDGVPKVKGQFLFGSDLWAEGMLWGHTLRSPYPSARIRSVNIAAALAHPGVAAVLLAEDVPGKKTYGLEFADQPVLAWERVRYAGEPVAVLAAIDPESARRAAEKIVVDYEVLPAVTDMEQALRPDAPRVHDFGNVLRHIRIEHGNPGAEAEVWVEGYYETGMQDQAPLGPEAGLAIPAPDGGVDLYVATQWLHVDREQIAPCLNLPTEKVRLHLAGVGGAFGSREDVHMHIHACLLALRTGRPVKMSYGREESFLGHVHRHPARIWMRHGARRDGRLVNVYARIVLDGGAYASSSAAVIHNAATFATGPYEVPNALIEATCVYTNNPPCGAMRSFGAVQAAIGYEAQMDKLARALGIDPVELRLRNALAPGSVLPTGQVIRGSAPVREVIRRCAAIPLPPEEPPQGRHPIFLPGGTGNVSRGERLRRGVGFAVGYKNIAYSGGFDDSAEARVRLFRGPGGAVAEVHSAAAEVGQGIHTILLQVARTELGIEQVVLHPPDTQVGSAGSTSASRQTVMSGGAVQLACRAVKEELLARVRRLAQTEGRPLREPLDIEGGMVLAAGDPLAPVEEFLEPPIEQTRVYHHRRTTPIDARGQGEPHVAFGFAAERAVVEVDEELGLVRVVQIAGAQDVGRALHPQGVTGQIEGGTAQGLGFALMEELQLEEGRIRNASFTDYLIPTVLDMPPVVSALVEDPDPDAPYGAKGVGEMSAIVSTPAILAALRDATGRELNRVPVRPDDLIGLAPPRTSAGPPPSPQVPGPEPIPYYAGLAAGQATLMRGPG